The following are encoded in a window of Artemia franciscana chromosome 19, ASM3288406v1, whole genome shotgun sequence genomic DNA:
- the LOC136039332 gene encoding glutathione-specific gamma-glutamylcyclotransferase 1-like isoform X1, with the protein MYNEFWIFGYGSLCWSPNFEYLDRTVGCIKGFKRRFWQNNTVQRGTIDKPGRVVTLVENDKAETWGVAFKVKGDAALKYLGVRECLLGGYITTTGEFHPKEGGSPLKVLVYVATQKSQHWAGKAPTKDIALQIANAQGVNGHNVEYLLRLAEFMRTEAPEVRDRHLFELESIVVQLLGQYSEENSHLMECQGDKTLKEERAYKISCAAS; encoded by the exons ATGTACAACGAGTTTTGGATCTTTGGATACGGGTCGTTGTGCTGGTCACCAAATTTTGAGTACCTCGATAGGACGGTTGGGTGTATTAAAGGATTCAAAAGGCGGTTTTGGCAAAACAACACTGTACAACGTGGCACTATTGATAAG CCTGGAAGAGTCGTTACCCTTGTAGAAAATGATAAG GCAGAGACCTGGGGTGTAGCATTTAAGGTTAAAGGGGATGCAGCATTGAAATACCTTGGAGTTAGAGAGTGTCTTCTTGGTGGCTATATAACAACTACTGGTGAATTTCATCCTAAAGAAGGAGGAAGTCCATTGAAAGTGCTAGTGTATGTTGCAACCCAAAAGAGCCAGCACTGGGCTGGGAAAGCTCCGACGAAAGATATTGCACTCCAA atCGCAAATGCACAAGGTGTGAACGGTCACAATGTTGAATATCTTCTTCGACTTGCAGAATTCATGAGAACTGAAGCCCCAGAAGTTCGGGATCGTCATCTTTTTGAGCTAGAATCAATTGTAGTGCAACTCTTAGGACAATATAGCGAAGAAAACAGCCATTTGATGGAATGTCAGGGAGACAAAACATTGAAAGAAGAAAGAGCTTACAAAATATCATGTGCTGCTTCCTGA
- the LOC136039332 gene encoding putative glutathione-specific gamma-glutamylcyclotransferase 2 isoform X2: MYNEFWIFGYGSLCWSPNFEYLDRTVGCIKGFKRRFWQNNTVQRGTIDKAETWGVAFKVKGDAALKYLGVRECLLGGYITTTGEFHPKEGGSPLKVLVYVATQKSQHWAGKAPTKDIALQIANAQGVNGHNVEYLLRLAEFMRTEAPEVRDRHLFELESIVVQLLGQYSEENSHLMECQGDKTLKEERAYKISCAAS, encoded by the exons ATGTACAACGAGTTTTGGATCTTTGGATACGGGTCGTTGTGCTGGTCACCAAATTTTGAGTACCTCGATAGGACGGTTGGGTGTATTAAAGGATTCAAAAGGCGGTTTTGGCAAAACAACACTGTACAACGTGGCACTATTGATAAG GCAGAGACCTGGGGTGTAGCATTTAAGGTTAAAGGGGATGCAGCATTGAAATACCTTGGAGTTAGAGAGTGTCTTCTTGGTGGCTATATAACAACTACTGGTGAATTTCATCCTAAAGAAGGAGGAAGTCCATTGAAAGTGCTAGTGTATGTTGCAACCCAAAAGAGCCAGCACTGGGCTGGGAAAGCTCCGACGAAAGATATTGCACTCCAA atCGCAAATGCACAAGGTGTGAACGGTCACAATGTTGAATATCTTCTTCGACTTGCAGAATTCATGAGAACTGAAGCCCCAGAAGTTCGGGATCGTCATCTTTTTGAGCTAGAATCAATTGTAGTGCAACTCTTAGGACAATATAGCGAAGAAAACAGCCATTTGATGGAATGTCAGGGAGACAAAACATTGAAAGAAGAAAGAGCTTACAAAATATCATGTGCTGCTTCCTGA